Below is a window of Polyangiaceae bacterium DNA.
TCGGGGTCGCCCGACTTCCTCCCTCGATCGATCGCCCGAAGCGCTGCGGGTGTCGCTTCTGCGAGGCGCGTTCGATCTCGAAGACGCCCTACGCCGAGCTGTCGTTCCAGACCTGCCGCTCGACGTGGTACAGCACCGCCTGGTGGCGAAGAAGGTCGTCGCCGGGGTGCCGCGTTTCCGCACATTGCCCGACGTAGGCGCCTCGTTTCCGACTCCCGAGACACGGCCCCGGCATTTGCCTTGGATCGCCCGAACCTTCGGCTGCGGCCTCCAGGCCGGCACTGAGCGGAAATACACCGGGGTCTTGCCCTGTGCTGGAACTGAGAGGAAAATCACGAGTTGCGGTCGAAAGAATGAGCTCCCAAGGTGTACAGCGCGGGTCGGGCGCCGGCAGCGACGACCCGCCGTCCGGGGTCACGACCGTCGCAGGTCCGTACCGTCCCGGTGAAATCATCGACGAGAAATACATCCTGATCCGCAAGATCGGCGAGGGCGGCATGGGGGCCGTCTGGATAGCGCACAACAGCGTGCTGGACGTGCACTGCGCCGTGAAGTTGATCGAAGCGGGCTCGAAGCAGGTCGCCGAGCGCTTGCTGGACGAGGCTCGTGCCGCCGCGCGCCTGGGCCACTCGGCCATCGTCCGCGTGCTCGACTACGGCGAGACCGGCCGGGGCGACCCCTTCATCGCGATGGAGCTCCTGGATGGTGAGGATCTGGCCCAGCTGATGGAGCGGCAGGGCCGCCTGCCCGCCGTCGAGGCGGTGCAGATGCTCCTGCCCATCGGCCACGCGCTGGCCGCGGCCCACGCCAAGGGCATCGTGCACCGGGACGTCAAGCCCGAGAACATCTTCCTGGCGCGGGACGAGGTGGCGTCCACCCAACCGAAGCTCCTCGACTTCGGCATCGTGCGCGTGGAGCACAGCAACCGCCGCTTGACCATCGACGGCTCCGTGCTCGGTACCCCGGACTACATGTCGCCGGAGCAGGCTCGTGGCGAGGAAATCAACGGGCAGACCGACCTCTGGAGCTTCGGCGTGGTGCTCTACGAGCTGATCTGCGGGCGCCGGCCCTTCGACGGGGACAACTACAACGCGCTGATGTACGCCATCATCAACGCCGAGCCGCAGAGTCTGACCGAGCGCGGCGTCGCCGACGAGGAGCTGTCGGCGATCGTTCAGCGCGCCCTGCGCAAGAGTCAGGAGGAGCGCTGGCCGAGCATGCGCGATCTGGGCGAAGAGCTCGCGCTGTGGCTCGAGAGCAAGGGCGTGACGGAGGACATCACCGGCACCTCGCTGCGCCGCAGTTGGTTGGCGGACACGGAGAGCAAGCGTATCGAGCTGCCGCCCTACGTGCGCGACTCGCTGCGCTCGGCGGCTGGTGAACGCGTCACGCAGTCCGCACCGCGTTCTTCCCGAGATTTCTCCACGGAAGAGGCGCACACGCTGAGCGGTGGCAAACACGTCAGCGAGCAGAGCCTGGCGGCCATCGCCGAGCTTCACGCCGAGGGTGACCCTGAGGAGCTCTTGCGTCGTGCCGCCCGGCGGCGCAGCGTCGCCGTGGTGCTCGGACTGGTCGTGGTGGTGGTCGGCGGCGTGCTCGGCGTGCTGATCGGCACGGGGATCCTCGTGCCGTAGCTCGGAGTCAGCCTCGGGTTTCGATGCGCCCCCGGGCTTGCCGCCGCGCGCTGCGTTCGTCGAGGTTGTCGTCGAGGCGCACTCGGAAAGCGCCGGGCGGAGACAGCGAAGGTCGACTCAGACCGCCTGCTCCTTGGTCTTCGCGAAGTGCACGTCGGGCCAGTCCTTTTGAGTGGTCTCGAGGTGCCAGCTGTTGCGCGCCAGGAACACCGGGTGGCCGGTGTGGTCCTCGGCCATGGCCGCGCGGTTAGTCTCCGTGAAGCGCTTCATGAGCTGAGGATCTGCCGCATCCACCCAGCGCGCGGTGAAGAGCTGCGTGCCCTCGAAGTGCACCGGAATGTCGTACTCGGTGCGGATTCGATCGGAGAGCACGTCGAACTGCAGCGAGCCCACCACGCCGACGATGAAATTCGAGCCGAAGTGAGGCTTGAACACGCGAGCGGCGCCCTCTTCGGCCAGCTGCTCGAGGGCACGATTCAAGTGCTTGGCCCGCATCGGGTCGGCGGGGCGCACCGACTGGAGCAGCTCCGGCGCGAAGCTCGGGATGCCCGTGAACTGCAGCGGCTCGCCTTCGGTCAGCGCGTCGCCGATGCGCAGGGTCCCGTGGTTCGGGATGCCGATGATGTCGCCGGCGAAGGCCTCCTCGGCGAGCTCGCGATCGCGGGCCAGGAACAGCACCGGGTTGTGCAAGGTCATCTGCTTGCCGCTGCGAACGTGCTGGAGCTTCATGCCACGCTGGAAGTGGCCCGAGCAGAGCCTGAGGAACGCGATGCGATCGCGGTGCTTCGGGTCCATGTTCGCCTGGATCTTGAAGACGAAGCCGGAGACCTGGTCCTCCGTCGGTTCGACCAACCGGGTGGTCGTCTTCTGCGGGCGCGGAGCGGGGGCGAGGCGGAGCAGCCCCTCGATCAGCTCGCGCACGCCGAAGTTGTTCAGCGCGCTGCCGAAGAAGACCGGCGTCATGTGCCCGCCCCGATAGGCCTCGAGGTCGAAGCGCGGGCAGAGCCCGCGGGCCATCTCGACCTCCTCGCGCAGCGCCTTCACGGCGTGCTCCGGTAGCTCGCGATCGAGCAGCGGGTCGTCGAGGCCGCGGCACTCGCGCACGTCGCCGCCGGCGCGCTCCGAGCCCTTCTCGACCAGGAGCAGGCGCTCCTGGAAGAGGTCGTAACAGCCCAAGAAGTCCCGCCCCATGCCGATGGGCCAGCTGGCCGGGGTGACGTCGAGGGCCAGCCGCTCCTCGATCTCGCTCATCAGCTCGAATGGATCGCGGGCGTCGCGGTCGAGCTTGTTGATGAAGGTGATGATGGGGACGTCGCGCAGGCGGCACACCTCGAACAGCTTCAGCGTCTGCGCTTCGATGCCCTTGGCGGCGTCGATGACCATCACAGCCGAGTCGACCGCGGTCAGGGTGCGGTAGGTGTCCTCGCTGAAATCCTGGTGGCCCGGGGTGTCCAGCAGGTTGAAGGTGCCCGTCCGGTACTCGAACGTCATGGCGGACACGGTCACCGAGATTCCGCGTTCCTGCTCGACCTTCATCCAGTCCGAGTGTGCGCGGCGCTGTTCGCCGCGGGCCTTCACCGCGCCCGCCAGCTGAATCGCTCCGCCGAAGAGCAGGAGCTTCTCCGTCAACGTGGTCTTGCCGGCGTCCGGATGAGAGATGATGGCGAAGGTGCGTCGCCGGGAGACTTCGGTCTTGAGGTCGGCCATTTTCGCGGTTTCGGGCCGCGCACTATGACGGAGAACGGCCGCTCCTGCCAGCCGGGCGACTTCACACTACTTCACGCTTCGGATCGAACGCCCGCAACAGTCTGGCTCCAAGCTGACCTCTCGAAGGAGGTTTCGATGTTCGGATTTCTGCTGGGAACGGCCTGTCTGGTCGGGCTGATCTGGGTCCTCCGGGGGCCCGCGCGCTTCGGCGGCTGCCGCCGCTGGGACTCTCATCGCCACCGCGACCCGGGCGAACGGCGGGGCTTCGGCGGGCGTGCCTTCCAGCGCTGGCTGTTCGAGCGGCTGGACACCACGCCGGGGCAGGAGCGGGTGATTCGAGCGGCGGTCGACGATCTGATCGACAGCGCCCACGCCGCGCGCCGGGACCTGGACGCCTCCCGCAAGGACGTGGCGCGCGCCTTCCGTGGCGACTCGTTCGACGCCGAGGCGATGGGTGAAGCGTTCGCCAAGCACGACTCCGCCATGGCGGCTCTGCGCCGGACCGCAATCGAGAGCCTGGCCCGGGCTCACGAGGCCCTCGACGAGGGCCAGCGCCAGCGGCTCGCCGAGCTGATCGAGTCGGGCATGGGCCGGCGCTGGCAGGGGCCGTATCGCAGCTACGCCTGAGAGGAGACGTGCCATGAAACGCAAAGTCCTGATCGTGCTTCTGAGCCTGGGAACGCTGCTCGGCTACGCCGGCTGCGCCGCCCGGGTCGCCCACCACCGCGCCGAGCGCGGGCCATGGGTCCAGCGTCGCGCCAAGTTCGAGCAGCACGTCGCGCAGATCTGCGCGGATGCGGCGCTCCGAGCCCGGGCCGACGACCCCCCGCGCGGGATCCGCTGATATGCTGGAGGCCAGACTCGACTCGAGCAGTCTTGCCATGATCAGACCGCGATCGTCATGAGCGGCGAAAACCCACGAAAACTACCGGCGTGGCCGGCAGATGCCTCCTGGTCCCATGGGATGGGTCGCGACGCTCTTGCAGGTCGCGCTTCGCGGGTAACCTCGAAGCAGCGCTTCCGCATCGGGTTCTTCGCGGCGCGAAAGTGCGCAAGTCGAGACTAGAAATGTCGCTCCGAGTCCTGCTCATCGACGACGACGCGCGTCTCTCGGACCTACTGGCCGGCTACCTGGCTCAGCACGGCGTGTCGCTGAGCCACGCGCGTGACGGCGCCTTGGGGCTCTCCAAGCTCGAGGCTGACAGCTTCGACGCCGTGCTCCTGGACGTGATGATGCCTGGCATCGACGGCCTGGAGGTGCTGAAGAGGCTCCGGCAGAAGACCAAGCTGCCGGTGATCATGCTGACCGCTCGCGGCGACGAGTCGGATCGTGTGGTCGGCCTCGAGCTCGGGGCCGACGACTACATTCCGAAGCCCTTCAGTCCGCGCGAGCTGCTCGCGCGGCTGCGCGCGGTGCTGAGGCGCGCGCAGCCCGACGCCATCGGCGAGCGGGTCGGCGCGCAGGGCATCGTCGCCGAGGTCGAGGCGCGACGCGCCACGGTGGATGGCCGTGAGGTGGAGCTCACCGGGATCGAGTTCGACATCTTGGTCGCGCTCTTGCGGCGTGCCGGTCGCGTCGTGCCGCGTGGCGCGCTGCTCGGGGAAGCAGGTCGGGGTGACGTGGCGGTGGGGGAGCGCACGGTAGACGTGCACATCTCCCGCTTGCGCAAGAAGATCGGGGACGACCCCAAGAGCCCCCAGCGCATCAAGACGGTTCGGGGCATCGGCTACGTGTTGCCGCGCGAGGTGCCGTGAGAGGCGTCCGGCACTACGTCCGGTCCCGCCTGCACCGGCGACTGTTCCTTTGGTTCGGCGCTTCCATCTTCGTGACCGGGCTGGTGGTCGCGGCGGCGGCGCACCTCTTGCTCGGCGGGGCGGACGGCGGTTGGCGCCGCACCGTCGAGCGCGGTCGGAGCTTCATCGGCAATCAGCTGGCCGAGAGCTGGGACGATCCGGCGCGCCGCGACGCTCTGGCCCGCTCGGTCGTGCGCGACCTGGGCATGAGCATCGTGCTCTTGGACGCCCGCGGCGAGCTGATCGGGGCGTATGGCGAGCCTTGCCCGCGGCCCGACGTCGAGGCGCCTGTGCGCCGGCAAGAGCGCCTGCTCGGCAACGCCAAGCTGTGCTTCGCCAAGCGCGAACGGCGCGCCGGGCTGCCGTTCTTCTTGCTCCTCGGCCTGGCGGCGCTCTCGCTCTGGGGCGCATCCGGCATGATCGCGCGCCGCCTCGTGCGCCCGCTCGGGGAGCTGGTGCGGGTGGCGGACGAGATCGGCCGCGGCAACCTGGGAGCCCGCGTCGTCCTGCGCCGGAACAAGGTCGGCGAGATCGGCGATCTGGCGGATGCCATCAACGAGATGGCGAGCCGCATCGAGCGGCAGATGGCCGATCAGCGCGAGCTGCTTGCGGGGGTGAGCCACGAGATCCGCTCGCCCCTCGCGCGCCTCAGGGTTCTGTCGGAGCTCGCCCGGGAGCAGCAGGGCAAGGTCGGCGAGGACATCGAGCGCGAGGTGCTGGAGATCGACTCGCTGGTCGGTCAGCTCCTCGCGAGCTCCCGCCTCGACTTCGGCGCGCTGGAGCGACGCGACCTCGACGCGCGCGAGCTCGCGGAGAGGTGCCTCGAGCGAGCGGGCCTCTCCGCGGGCGTGCTGGACTTCCGGTCCGAGGAGACAGCCCTCTCCGGCGACCCCACGCTGCTGGCGCGCGCGTTGACCAACCTGCTCGAGAACGCCAAGGAGCACGCTGGGGGCGTCGCCACCCTGGTCGTCTCGCGGCAGGCGGATGCTTGGGTGTTCTCCGTCGAAGACGGCGGTCCCGGCTTCGCGGAGCAGGATCTGGTCCGCGCCTTCGACAAGTTCGTCCGAGGCGAGAAGAGCGCGGGCTCGTCGCTCGGGCTCGGGCTGTCGCTGGTGCGGCGCATCGCCGAGGCACACGGGGGGCGCGCCTGGGCCGAGAACCGCCGCGGGGGCGGTGCACGGGTGGCCTTCAGCGTGCCGCTCCGCGCGCCCGCCTCACTCGGGTAGAGGCATCGCGGCGTCGAAGGCCTGCACCCAGTCGAGGAGCTTCTTGCGGGTCGCACCCAGATCGTCGGTAGCGCCCAGCTTCGTCCCACCGATCTCGCCGGCCAGGCGTTCCAGCGCTGCGTCGCCCTTGGCTCGACCGAGCAGCGCGCTCGCTTTGGCCAGGTGCCCCTCGGCCAGGCCGAAGTTGCGCTCTTCGAGGGCCAAGAGCGCCAGGTGCAGCCGGCGGCGGGCTTCCAAGCGGATGGCCCGATCGCGCTGAGCGTCGAACTCCGCGGTAGCGCGCTTCTTCTCGGCCTCCCTCTCGCTGGCCTGCTTCTCGGCGGCGTCCGTGGTCAGCTTGCCCTGGTAGCGTCCGGTTCCGTAGGCCGCTCCGAGCGCGACCACGGCCGCGCCGACTGCGATCAGCACGCGCCGGCCGGTCGAGCTCTCGGCCTCCTCGGGTTTCGCGGGTGGCTCCGGCTTCGGCTCGTCGGGCGAGGTCATGGCCCGCCTGATTGTCTCTGCGGCGCGTCGGGCGCAAGCCGGCGTGGATCGGGTAGGGTCTTTCCGCTTCGCTCTTACTTCGCCAACATGCGTCGGACACGCGAGGCTCCTCGCGCTCGCCGCGAGCGGGGCTGGGGCCCCGCGAGCCATGTGAATGGTCACCGAGATCCAGGCGTCCGTCGCGCTTCTGGTGCCATTTCAGGCAGGACGGGTGCGCTCGGTGGGGCGCCCTGGGTCAGAGTGCCCCACAGGTCCTTGGGTTGCGGGCAAAGCCCGCGCTAAGCTCCTCGGGCGCTGGCGCAGCATGAAGCCGAAGGACGATTCGGATACCGAGATCACGCACGTCAAGGAGACGCGCGACGCTCCGGCTCAGCCAGGCGTCGCGGCTCCTCCGCGCCCAGCCAGCATCCCACCGCGTCCGGTCGCGCTGCCGCCGCGCCCGGCGGTTGCGCCGAGCATCCCGCGGCCGCCCCCGGTTCCGGGTGCGACGCCACCGCCACCTAGCGTGAGGCCCCCGCCGCCGGCGAGCTCCCCCATGGCTGCGCCGTCGAGCCCCCGGCCACAGCCGCTGCCCGCGAGCTCCCCGCACGCCGCGCCGTCGAGCGTGCGACCTCCGCCGCCGAGCCTCCGGCCTCCGCCGCCGAGCTTCCGGCCCCCGTCGCCCGCGAGCTCACCCCGGGCAGTGCCCCCCAGCATGCGACCGCCGCCACCGCCGGTCAGGACGTCGGCTCCGCCGGCCGCGGACGCGGCCGCGCTGGCCGCCGAGCTCGAGCAGACCAAGCGCGTGCTCGCGACCAAGCTGGCCGACCTGCGCGGCTTTCAGACCGAGCGCGAGACGCTGCTCGCCCGCATCGCCGAGCGCGACGCGCGCATCCAGCGGCTGGAGGCCGGGAGCACCGCCGACGTTCCGCGCCTCCGGACTCAGATCGGCGACCTCGAGGCCGAGCTCAGCGTGGCCAAAGCGGAGGCGTCGCGTGCCGCTCAGCTGGATGCGGAGCTGTCTGCGCTCCGCGCCCACTCCCGTCGGCTCGACGCGTCGCTCTCCGAGCTCGAGGCCCGCGTCCGCGAGCTCGACGCGGCGCTCGAGCTCGAGCGCGGCAAGCTGGCAGAGCGCGACGCGCGCGTCCGCGCGCTGGAAGCAGAGGCCGAGAGCCTCGCTTGGGCGCCGGCGCTCGCCGATGACCTCACCCGCATCAAGGGCATCGGCCCGAAGTTTCGCGATGCGCTCGCAGCGGCGGGAGTGAAGAGCTACTCGCAGATCGCCGGCTGGGGTGAGGCGGAAATCGCCGAAATCGCGGCGAAGCTGCGGATCCAGCCGAATCGCATCCAGCGCGAGGGCTGGGTCGAGGCCGCGAAGGCGCTCGCCTCTCAAGGGCAGCGCGTCGGCTGACCCCCGGCGTCATCCAGGTAGAGCACGACCTGCCCGAGCTGCACGTCTGGCTCGGTGACGAAGTCCTCGACGAGCAAGCCCTTGCACAAGAGCTCGCGCCGCCCACCGTCGGCCGGCTTCACTCCGGTCTTGTGGGCGAGCCGGGCTGCGCCCTGGCCGGGCACCGAGTGCTGCACGGTCACGTCGAGGCCGTCTTTGACGAGGGCGACGTAATCGACGCGCAGGCTCTTGGCCGTCACGCCGGCGTCGAGCGTCTCCGCGAGCGGCATGCACACGGGTGCTCCGGACCTGCCGCTGATCGAGACGCAGACCTCCGCCGTCCGATAGGTGGCGAAGAACGAGTCGCCATCGACGCGGCCGAGCCGGAGCGCGTACACCTCCGACGCTTCGAGGGGGGCGTCGCAGCCCTCTTCG
It encodes the following:
- a CDS encoding serine/threonine protein kinase translates to MSSQGVQRGSGAGSDDPPSGVTTVAGPYRPGEIIDEKYILIRKIGEGGMGAVWIAHNSVLDVHCAVKLIEAGSKQVAERLLDEARAAARLGHSAIVRVLDYGETGRGDPFIAMELLDGEDLAQLMERQGRLPAVEAVQMLLPIGHALAAAHAKGIVHRDVKPENIFLARDEVASTQPKLLDFGIVRVEHSNRRLTIDGSVLGTPDYMSPEQARGEEINGQTDLWSFGVVLYELICGRRPFDGDNYNALMYAIINAEPQSLTERGVADEELSAIVQRALRKSQEERWPSMRDLGEELALWLESKGVTEDITGTSLRRSWLADTESKRIELPPYVRDSLRSAAGERVTQSAPRSSRDFSTEEAHTLSGGKHVSEQSLAAIAELHAEGDPEELLRRAARRRSVAVVLGLVVVVVGGVLGVLIGTGILVP
- a CDS encoding peptide chain release factor 3, with protein sequence MADLKTEVSRRRTFAIISHPDAGKTTLTEKLLLFGGAIQLAGAVKARGEQRRAHSDWMKVEQERGISVTVSAMTFEYRTGTFNLLDTPGHQDFSEDTYRTLTAVDSAVMVIDAAKGIEAQTLKLFEVCRLRDVPIITFINKLDRDARDPFELMSEIEERLALDVTPASWPIGMGRDFLGCYDLFQERLLLVEKGSERAGGDVRECRGLDDPLLDRELPEHAVKALREEVEMARGLCPRFDLEAYRGGHMTPVFFGSALNNFGVRELIEGLLRLAPAPRPQKTTTRLVEPTEDQVSGFVFKIQANMDPKHRDRIAFLRLCSGHFQRGMKLQHVRSGKQMTLHNPVLFLARDRELAEEAFAGDIIGIPNHGTLRIGDALTEGEPLQFTGIPSFAPELLQSVRPADPMRAKHLNRALEQLAEEGAARVFKPHFGSNFIVGVVGSLQFDVLSDRIRTEYDIPVHFEGTQLFTARWVDAADPQLMKRFTETNRAAMAEDHTGHPVFLARNSWHLETTQKDWPDVHFAKTKEQAV
- a CDS encoding periplasmic heavy metal sensor, translated to MFGFLLGTACLVGLIWVLRGPARFGGCRRWDSHRHRDPGERRGFGGRAFQRWLFERLDTTPGQERVIRAAVDDLIDSAHAARRDLDASRKDVARAFRGDSFDAEAMGEAFAKHDSAMAALRRTAIESLARAHEALDEGQRQRLAELIESGMGRRWQGPYRSYA
- a CDS encoding response regulator transcription factor, whose protein sequence is MSLRVLLIDDDARLSDLLAGYLAQHGVSLSHARDGALGLSKLEADSFDAVLLDVMMPGIDGLEVLKRLRQKTKLPVIMLTARGDESDRVVGLELGADDYIPKPFSPRELLARLRAVLRRAQPDAIGERVGAQGIVAEVEARRATVDGREVELTGIEFDILVALLRRAGRVVPRGALLGEAGRGDVAVGERTVDVHISRLRKKIGDDPKSPQRIKTVRGIGYVLPREVP
- a CDS encoding HAMP domain-containing histidine kinase, which produces MRGVRHYVRSRLHRRLFLWFGASIFVTGLVVAAAAHLLLGGADGGWRRTVERGRSFIGNQLAESWDDPARRDALARSVVRDLGMSIVLLDARGELIGAYGEPCPRPDVEAPVRRQERLLGNAKLCFAKRERRAGLPFFLLLGLAALSLWGASGMIARRLVRPLGELVRVADEIGRGNLGARVVLRRNKVGEIGDLADAINEMASRIERQMADQRELLAGVSHEIRSPLARLRVLSELAREQQGKVGEDIEREVLEIDSLVGQLLASSRLDFGALERRDLDARELAERCLERAGLSAGVLDFRSEETALSGDPTLLARALTNLLENAKEHAGGVATLVVSRQADAWVFSVEDGGPGFAEQDLVRAFDKFVRGEKSAGSSLGLGLSLVRRIAEAHGGRAWAENRRGGGARVAFSVPLRAPASLG